The window AACGAGGTTATGTGCATGTCGTGGTGGACGCCCGCGGCACGGGTGGCTCCCAAGGAACTTGGGAGGCCTTCGGCCCAGCTGAACAACAGGACGGCTACGATCTGGTCCGCTGGGCTTCGAGCCAACCGTGGAGCAACGGCAAAGTGGGATTGTGGGGCGCCTCCTATATGGCAATCAACCAGTTTTTTACCGCCGCCCTACACCCACCCGGTTTAAAAGCGATGTTTCCCATCGTCCCCATGGGAGATGCGTACCGGGACATCATGATGTCAGGCGGACAAGCCAACACGGGATTTATTCCCCTGTGGATGGGCTTGGTCACTTCCGGCGGATTGTTGCCGCCCACCTACACGTGGAATGATCCCCTGCGTACCGGCGGGGTCGTTATTGGTCACGCAGGTGCCACCACCAATTTCCCCCTGAATTCCATTACCTCGGTGTACGGTGGTGGGGACCTGGCATATGACGGACCGTTCTACAGGATGCGTTCGCCTTTGGAAGTGGTGGACCGGGTGGAGGTCCCTGTGTTTATTACCGGCGGTCTGCACGATATTTTCCAACGCGGCGAACCGTTGTTGTACGAACGCTTGAAGCGAAGGGTGCCGACAAAGTTGCTCATCGGCAATTGGACCCACGGCGATTTTGGTACGGGATTGCCAGCGGATGGCGTACCAACCCTGGACCAGATCGCGCTCCGCTGGTTTGACCGGTATCTCAAAGGGATCGAAACCCATGTGGAACGCATCCCCGCCGTCACCCAGTACGTACTGGGAAGCGGACATTTTGAGACACAACGTGATTGGCCTGGCCCCGGCTTACGGGTGGAGCGATGGTATCTGCGCGAGAAGAGCGGATTGAGCCGTACCCCTGCGGAAAGGGAGACAGCGGATGTCATGGTGCAACAACCGATCAACGGCATCTGTTCCGGCAGTACCAATCAATGGACGGCCGGTGCGATCCAAGCCACACCATGCGCCAAAGACAATCGATTGACGGAAGCGACGGAAGTCACTTACACCAGTCCACCATT of the Polycladomyces subterraneus genome contains:
- a CDS encoding CocE/NonD family hydrolase, encoding MIRYYRWIAWITLFGVLLWAVQLPVSSTSRAAGSTEPRWEPYDRPAQFRVVVDKDIAIPMRDGIVLTADVYRPDAPGRFPVILTQTPYNKNGALGQGNRYLVERGYVHVVVDARGTGGSQGTWEAFGPAEQQDGYDLVRWASSQPWSNGKVGLWGASYMAINQFFTAALHPPGLKAMFPIVPMGDAYRDIMMSGGQANTGFIPLWMGLVTSGGLLPPTYTWNDPLRTGGVVIGHAGATTNFPLNSITSVYGGGDLAYDGPFYRMRSPLEVVDRVEVPVFITGGLHDIFQRGEPLLYERLKRRVPTKLLIGNWTHGDFGTGLPADGVPTLDQIALRWFDRYLKGIETHVERIPAVTQYVLGSGHFETQRDWPGPGLRVERWYLREKSGLSRTPAERETADVMVQQPINGICSGSTNQWTAGAIQATPCAKDNRLTEATEVTYTSPPLDRDLKVSGPIGAQVDLVTTAREAVISVRITDVAPDGTSTEWTAGWLAASLRKTDRAKSRVVDGELLQPWHPYTRDSVLPVTPGEPIRLYVEIFPTNAVLKKGHRLRVAIGPSDFPHSISPLPQAAHQLGGIVHILHGPHHQSHVTLPVFGTRP